From Bacillota bacterium, one genomic window encodes:
- a CDS encoding late competence development ComFB family protein: MNLINTMESAVAAQLHDIQTRFPQVCFCDRCQRDIQALALNALPARYVVTEEGEIYARTAQLRQQYCTDITIALIQAITKVHKHPRHNQCERGS; the protein is encoded by the coding sequence GTGAATTTAATTAACACTATGGAGAGCGCCGTAGCCGCTCAGTTGCATGATATCCAGACTCGGTTTCCGCAAGTCTGCTTTTGTGATCGCTGTCAACGGGATATCCAGGCCTTGGCTCTTAATGCCCTGCCAGCGCGTTATGTAGTTACGGAGGAAGGTGAAATCTACGCCCGAACGGCTCAACTACGGCAACAGTATTGCACTGACATCACCATCGCCTTGATCCAAGCTATAACTAAGGTGCATAAACATCCGCGCCATAACCAATGTGAAAGAGGGTCGTGA